One region of Pelotomaculum isophthalicicum JI genomic DNA includes:
- a CDS encoding SDR family oxidoreductase, translating to MKMLIIGASGQIGFNLCQALAGSHQVTGTYFSYPMPDMYSLDMTKSGTVTDFITALKPDVIFLPAALPDVEACEKKPELCRRVNIDGTRNVLAAAGEIKAKVVFFSTDYLFDGAAGPYAETEPSNPLNMYGKAKNEAEQLIRQSTCPHLIIRTSVVYGYEKQGKNFVVRLNERLRQGEKVKVPNDQFSTPTYVNNLCAIIKELVESGKEGIYNIAGPELLNRYDFAVLAAEIFELDRSLITPVATGELGQQALRPLRGGLKVDKVRSVAVTPLMNVREGLIDMKKQWSGIAAVKTIPALVR from the coding sequence ATGAAAATGTTAATTATTGGCGCGTCCGGACAGATTGGCTTCAATCTCTGCCAGGCGCTTGCCGGTTCCCACCAGGTTACCGGCACTTACTTTTCATATCCGATGCCGGATATGTATAGCTTGGATATGACCAAATCAGGAACTGTCACAGATTTTATCACCGCGTTAAAACCGGATGTTATTTTTCTTCCCGCAGCCTTGCCGGACGTGGAAGCTTGCGAAAAAAAACCGGAACTGTGCCGCAGGGTCAATATAGACGGGACGCGAAACGTTCTGGCCGCGGCTGGCGAAATCAAAGCGAAAGTGGTTTTTTTTAGCACGGATTACCTTTTTGACGGCGCAGCCGGCCCTTACGCTGAGACAGAGCCTTCCAACCCGCTCAACATGTATGGAAAGGCTAAAAACGAGGCGGAACAACTAATCCGGCAGTCGACGTGCCCTCACTTGATTATTCGCACAAGTGTGGTGTACGGTTATGAAAAACAAGGAAAAAATTTTGTTGTACGTTTAAACGAGCGCCTTCGCCAGGGAGAAAAAGTAAAAGTTCCTAATGATCAGTTCAGTACACCCACTTATGTGAACAACCTTTGCGCAATCATTAAAGAACTGGTCGAAAGCGGCAAGGAGGGAATTTACAACATTGCCGGCCCGGAATTATTGAACCGGTATGACTTTGCGGTTCTCGCGGCAGAAATTTTTGAGCTGGACCGAAGCTTGATTACACCGGTGGCTACCGGGGAACTGGGTCAGCAAGCGCTCCGGCCTTTGCGCGGCGGTCTGAAAGTCGATAAGGTTCGCTCGGTGGCCGTTACACCACTGATGAATGTTCGGGAAGGGCTAATTGACATGAAAAAACAATGGAGCGGTATAGCTGCTGTTAAGACGATACCGGCGCTTGTCAGGTAG
- the arsS gene encoding arsenosugar biosynthesis radical SAM (seleno)protein ArsS (Some members of this family are selenoproteins.), with protein sequence MSLSLKAPQRPQSDSEKQLEFLRETPGVTPIVHKFMEAGLFPLRSNGISVMQVNMGKVCNLSCKHCHVEAGPERTESMSRKTVSSCLSVLAGTGIPTLDITGGAPELNPNLGWLIEEAVKLGRKVMVRTNLTVLELEEYAQLAELYARNKVEVVASLPYYLGKNTDRQRGDGVFEASIRVLRRMNELGYGREQSGLRINLVYNPGGAFLPPAQHSIETEFRREMTRRYGIVFNKLFTLTNVPIGRFLNFLMQSGNLEDYLVRLAGAFNPAAAELVMCRSQISVGWDGRLYDCDFNQALGLTCTPDVPGYIHNFDLTCLRNRPIMLDNHCYACTAGLGSSCGGAVLEVRCK encoded by the coding sequence ATGAGTTTAAGCTTGAAAGCACCACAACGCCCGCAAAGCGACAGTGAAAAGCAGCTGGAATTTCTTAGGGAGACCCCGGGGGTCACGCCCATTGTTCACAAGTTCATGGAAGCCGGCCTTTTTCCACTAAGAAGTAACGGTATTTCTGTAATGCAGGTGAACATGGGCAAGGTCTGCAATTTGTCGTGCAAACACTGCCACGTGGAGGCCGGGCCTGAAAGAACTGAGTCAATGAGCAGGAAAACTGTATCCAGTTGCTTATCCGTGCTGGCCGGCACGGGTATCCCCACACTTGATATTACCGGCGGCGCTCCTGAACTAAATCCTAATTTAGGCTGGTTAATAGAAGAAGCCGTCAAGCTGGGGAGGAAGGTTATGGTACGCACCAACCTCACCGTGCTGGAACTGGAAGAATATGCCCAACTGGCTGAACTCTACGCGCGTAACAAGGTGGAAGTGGTCGCATCCCTGCCGTACTACCTGGGAAAAAATACTGACCGGCAGAGAGGGGATGGCGTTTTTGAAGCTTCCATCCGCGTGCTAAGGCGTATGAACGAACTAGGTTACGGGCGGGAACAGAGCGGGCTGCGGATCAACCTGGTCTATAACCCCGGCGGGGCGTTTCTGCCGCCTGCCCAGCATTCTATTGAAACTGAATTTCGGCGGGAGATGACGCGCCGTTACGGGATCGTTTTTAATAAACTCTTCACCTTAACAAACGTGCCAATCGGGCGCTTTCTGAATTTTTTGATGCAATCAGGCAACCTGGAAGATTACCTGGTTCGCCTTGCAGGCGCCTTTAATCCCGCTGCCGCCGAACTGGTCATGTGCCGGAGCCAGATCTCGGTTGGCTGGGACGGGCGTCTATATGACTGTGATTTTAACCAGGCGCTGGGATTGACCTGTACGCCGGATGTTCCCGGATATATCCATAATTTTGATTTGACGTGTCTGCGAAACCGCCCGATCATGCTGGACAACCACTGCTACGCCTGCACGGCGGGCTTAGGCTCCAGCTGCGGGGGCGCTGTTTTGGAGGTTAGGTGCAAATGA
- a CDS encoding arsenosugar biosynthesis-associated peroxidase-like protein, protein MSSYYNPADLAKFPTMGEGAPELWEKFMSYYNAVFQEGALGAREKALIALAVAHALQCPYCIEAYTREALEKGSNEEQMTEAVHVAAAIRGGAALVHGVQMKNIAGRLGF, encoded by the coding sequence ATGAGTAGTTATTACAATCCCGCCGACCTGGCAAAATTTCCGACAATGGGTGAGGGTGCGCCCGAGCTCTGGGAAAAGTTTATGTCTTACTATAATGCGGTATTCCAGGAAGGAGCCCTGGGCGCAAGGGAAAAAGCGCTTATTGCTCTTGCAGTGGCCCACGCCCTGCAGTGTCCTTACTGTATCGAGGCTTACACAAGAGAAGCCCTTGAAAAGGGTTCAAATGAAGAGCAAATGACCGAGGCTGTTCACGTGGCCGCTGCAATCAGGGGAGGGGCCGCATTGGTTCACGGCGTACAGATGAAAAATATCGCCGGCAGGCTTGGATTTTAA
- the feoB gene encoding ferrous iron transport protein B: MAHCHGPVGLKNIPEGAKKIVLAGNPNTGKSVFFNYFTGLYVDVSNYPGTTLEISHGRFGSDVIIDTPGVYGISSFNDEERIARDIILSADMVISVVDAVHLERDLFLTQQVIDTGVPVIMALNMVDEAERQGLKVDADLLSDLLGIPVIPTVAVQRKGFSEVKERLADAKTGHMTPGLEPLISRLANRVGSQGEALLVLEDDPLVAERHGLKPENHREEIYLMRRERVNDVIKHVLKESTEGATFGSLLGRWMLKPATGLPILALALYAMYYVIGVLIAGTVVGFTEETIMLEKYEPAVRGIVGQLISAESVLGTILIGEFGLLTMTITYILGLLMPLVIGFYFFLSLFEDSGYLPRIATLVDRLLTGVGLNGRGVIPLILGFGCVTMATITTRLLGSDRERRIAVLLLGLTIPCSAQLGVIAGLLAGVGGWYVALYAMVIFTVLVIIGTIMDTLLPGKSTDLLIDLPPLRLPRLDNVLKKTGTKSYNFLKEAFPLFALGALIISVFQVTGILEFLQNLLAPLTVGWLKLPKEAATAFIMGIVRRDFGAAGLSNMVLTPEQTIAALITITLFVPCIASILIIFKERSKKEAAMIWGASWAVAFLVGGIVSQLHSAFGGDGGYTGALGIILAFFGMTLATVIACRLAKRDKPRGIAG, encoded by the coding sequence GTGGCACATTGTCATGGTCCTGTTGGCCTGAAAAACATACCCGAAGGGGCGAAGAAAATCGTATTAGCCGGAAACCCCAATACTGGGAAGTCGGTATTTTTTAACTATTTCACCGGGCTGTACGTGGATGTTTCCAACTACCCCGGCACCACCTTGGAGATCTCGCACGGCCGCTTTGGTTCCGACGTTATTATAGATACACCGGGGGTATACGGCATCTCCTCATTCAACGATGAGGAGCGCATTGCCCGGGATATCATCCTGTCCGCGGACATGGTGATAAGCGTGGTAGACGCCGTTCACCTGGAAAGGGACCTGTTTTTAACCCAGCAGGTTATTGATACCGGCGTACCAGTCATAATGGCGTTGAATATGGTGGACGAGGCCGAAAGGCAGGGCCTGAAGGTTGATGCCGATCTCTTAAGTGATCTTTTAGGTATACCTGTGATACCTACGGTGGCTGTACAAAGAAAAGGTTTCAGTGAAGTAAAAGAGCGGCTTGCCGATGCTAAAACCGGACATATGACTCCGGGACTGGAGCCCCTCATCAGCCGGCTGGCTAACCGGGTGGGCAGCCAAGGCGAAGCGCTGCTGGTGCTGGAAGATGATCCGTTGGTGGCGGAGCGCCACGGCCTGAAACCGGAAAACCACCGGGAAGAAATATACCTGATGAGGCGGGAGCGAGTTAACGACGTAATCAAACACGTCCTTAAAGAAAGCACTGAAGGGGCTACATTCGGTAGCCTCCTGGGACGCTGGATGCTTAAGCCTGCTACCGGCTTGCCTATTCTGGCCCTGGCCCTTTACGCTATGTACTATGTCATCGGTGTGTTAATTGCCGGGACGGTAGTAGGTTTCACCGAGGAAACCATCATGTTGGAGAAGTATGAACCTGCGGTGCGCGGCATTGTCGGCCAACTCATATCCGCAGAGTCGGTCCTTGGCACTATTCTGATTGGAGAATTCGGCCTGTTGACCATGACCATTACTTACATCCTGGGGCTGTTGATGCCGCTGGTGATTGGTTTCTATTTTTTCCTTTCCCTGTTTGAGGATTCCGGCTACCTGCCTAGAATCGCCACCCTGGTTGACCGCTTATTAACCGGCGTGGGCTTGAACGGCCGGGGAGTAATCCCGTTGATCCTGGGGTTCGGTTGCGTGACCATGGCCACCATCACCACCAGGCTTTTAGGCTCTGACCGGGAGCGCAGGATTGCCGTACTCCTGTTAGGACTGACCATACCCTGCTCGGCCCAGTTGGGGGTAATCGCCGGATTGCTTGCCGGCGTTGGCGGCTGGTATGTTGCCCTCTATGCAATGGTTATCTTTACAGTTTTGGTGATAATTGGTACGATTATGGACACCCTGTTGCCCGGAAAGTCAACGGATCTCCTGATCGACCTGCCTCCTCTGCGGCTGCCCAGATTGGATAACGTACTGAAAAAGACCGGGACTAAATCCTATAACTTCCTGAAAGAGGCCTTTCCCCTGTTTGCCCTGGGCGCTCTTATCATCAGCGTCTTTCAGGTCACCGGCATCCTGGAATTTTTGCAAAACCTGCTGGCGCCCCTGACAGTGGGCTGGCTCAAGCTGCCGAAAGAAGCGGCCACCGCTTTCATCATGGGTATCGTGCGCCGGGATTTCGGGGCAGCCGGTCTAAGCAATATGGTCCTGACGCCGGAGCAAACCATTGCGGCTCTGATCACCATCACCCTTTTCGTGCCGTGCATCGCGTCTATTCTGATTATCTTCAAGGAACGCTCCAAGAAAGAAGCGGCCATGATCTGGGGCGCCAGTTGGGCGGTGGCCTTCCTGGTGGGCGGTATCGTGTCCCAATTGCACAGTGCCTTCGGCGGGGATGGCGGGTATACGGGAGCTTTGGGGATTATCCTCGCGTTCTTTGGCATGACCCTGGCGACAGTCATAGCCTGCCGTCTGGCCAAGCGGGATAAACCCCGGGGGATCGCGGGTTAG
- a CDS encoding C-GCAxxG-C-C family protein, giving the protein MDDFYQDLDKEVRIRAEKYFNQDYNCAQAVVLSNLELLNGQTDGIRQLAAGFGHGMNAGCTCGALAGGVMAIGLLLAGPETKGFDKEISEAAAELHRKFVNEFGLTCCRGLRKKLSPFKNTRCKEITVTTAAITLELLLARKTLSAPVGVHPF; this is encoded by the coding sequence ATGGATGACTTTTATCAGGATCTGGATAAAGAAGTGCGTATAAGAGCGGAAAAATACTTTAACCAGGACTATAACTGCGCTCAGGCAGTGGTTTTGAGCAACTTGGAACTGTTAAACGGCCAAACAGACGGCATAAGACAGTTGGCCGCGGGTTTCGGTCACGGTATGAACGCCGGCTGCACTTGCGGGGCTCTGGCGGGAGGAGTGATGGCAATAGGTTTACTGCTTGCCGGTCCCGAAACAAAGGGCTTCGACAAGGAAATTTCAGAGGCCGCTGCGGAACTGCACCGTAAGTTTGTAAATGAATTTGGTCTGACCTGCTGCAGGGGGCTCAGAAAGAAACTGTCACCCTTTAAAAATACCAGGTGTAAGGAAATCACCGTTACTACGGCCGCTATTACCCTGGAGTTGCTTTTGGCCAGGAAGACGCTATCAGCGCCTGTCGGAGTACATCCTTTTTAA
- a CDS encoding TIGR04282 family arsenosugar biosynthesis glycosyltransferase: protein MAKPALAIMSRIPSAEGKSRLSGVLTPAQREALQWAFLEDTLDKVRRLTEFKSYIAATPAGEINKLAKVVGPDEEVIPQPEGSLGQRMLGVAGQLFVRGHSPVVLIGTDTPALPPSFLIKTLYLLDQSDLVFGPAFDGGYYLVGMRYFEGRVFDDIDWGTESVLEKTLTICDKYNVTYSLLDRLSDVDRPDDLLAMTEQFERQQIDFMPINKRTSQFLKFIRRAKA from the coding sequence ATGGCTAAACCGGCGCTGGCAATTATGTCCAGAATCCCTTCGGCTGAGGGCAAGAGCCGCCTGAGCGGCGTTCTGACACCGGCTCAGCGGGAAGCCCTGCAGTGGGCCTTTCTTGAGGACACTTTGGACAAAGTCAGGCGACTGACTGAATTTAAAAGCTATATTGCGGCAACTCCGGCGGGTGAAATCAACAAACTGGCTAAGGTTGTGGGACCTGACGAGGAAGTTATCCCCCAGCCTGAGGGAAGCCTTGGACAGCGCATGCTGGGCGTAGCCGGGCAGCTGTTTGTACGCGGCCACTCCCCGGTTGTTCTGATTGGAACTGACACGCCTGCTCTGCCGCCTTCTTTTTTGATAAAAACGCTGTATTTGCTGGACCAATCTGATTTGGTTTTTGGTCCGGCGTTCGATGGGGGTTATTACCTTGTTGGCATGCGGTACTTTGAGGGAAGGGTTTTTGACGATATCGACTGGGGCACAGAAAGTGTTTTAGAAAAAACTTTGACTATCTGCGACAAGTACAACGTGACATACAGCCTCCTAGACCGCTTGTCTGATGTCGACCGGCCTGACGACCTCCTGGCCATGACGGAACAGTTTGAGCGGCAACAAATAGATTTCATGCCGATTAATAAAAGGACCAGTCAGTTTTTAAAATTTATTAGGAGGGCGAAAGCATGA
- a CDS encoding undecaprenyl-diphosphate phosphatase, translating into MDSFFSAIILGIVEGITEFLPISSTGHLILVNKLVGFTGNFANMFDVVIQLGAILSVVVYFWSRIFPFGSNKTIIEKKEVWGLWQKTVIGVVPALLIGGTLGKRVEELLFNPLTVALALVIGGIVLIVIERRNRNRGLYEIHSEEKFYTVRVLPDNYRCCRAILERDEIVGII; encoded by the coding sequence ATGGATAGTTTTTTTAGCGCAATAATATTAGGAATAGTCGAAGGTATAACGGAATTTTTGCCTATTTCTTCAACCGGCCATTTGATTTTGGTGAACAAATTAGTTGGTTTTACGGGCAATTTCGCGAATATGTTTGACGTGGTAATACAATTGGGGGCTATCCTGTCGGTGGTGGTATATTTTTGGAGCAGAATCTTCCCTTTCGGCAGCAATAAAACAATTATAGAGAAAAAAGAAGTATGGGGTTTATGGCAAAAGACGGTCATAGGGGTTGTACCTGCCCTGCTGATCGGGGGTACCCTGGGAAAACGTGTGGAGGAACTGCTTTTTAACCCTTTAACCGTAGCGCTGGCTCTTGTGATAGGCGGCATTGTTTTAATCGTTATTGAGAGACGTAACAGAAATCGCGGCCTTTATGAAATACATTCAGAGGAGAAATTTTATACCGTTCGGGTATTACCGGATAATTATCGGTGTTGCCGTGCTATACTTGAGCGTGATGAAATAGTGGGAATAATTTAA
- a CDS encoding Dam family site-specific DNA-(adenine-N6)-methyltransferase, translated as MNTLRPFLKWPGSKYRIVDRVKEQLPPGRRLIEPFVGSGAVFLNTDYDNYLLADNNPDLINVFRFLQSEGKIFIEYCRTFFTPENNSEEVYYTYRHEFNNTKDDKLKAALFLYLNRHGYNGLVRYSLKGNFNTPFGTYEKPYFPEKEMIYFHKKAQRAQFICCGFEDAMSQAMPGQDVCYCDPPYVNLSPTANFTSYSTGGFGLEEQLRLAKLAKGLAEKGIPVLLSNHDTEFVRRAYASAQIIAFDVQRFISCDSTNRGRVGEVLALFPGCS; from the coding sequence GTGAATACCTTGAGACCATTTCTCAAATGGCCCGGAAGCAAATATCGCATTGTTGACCGTGTTAAAGAACAACTACCACCAGGCCGCCGGCTTATAGAGCCTTTTGTTGGGTCCGGCGCGGTGTTTTTAAATACTGACTACGATAATTATTTATTGGCGGATAATAATCCGGACCTGATAAATGTATTCAGGTTTTTGCAATCCGAGGGGAAAATCTTTATTGAATATTGCAGGACTTTCTTTACTCCGGAAAACAATTCCGAGGAAGTTTACTACACATACCGGCATGAATTCAATAATACCAAAGACGATAAATTAAAAGCCGCCCTTTTCCTGTATCTAAACCGCCATGGGTACAACGGCCTGGTCAGGTACTCGCTAAAAGGTAATTTTAACACGCCTTTCGGTACTTACGAAAAACCATACTTCCCTGAAAAAGAGATGATATATTTCCATAAAAAGGCGCAGCGAGCCCAATTTATTTGCTGCGGCTTTGAAGATGCTATGTCTCAGGCAATGCCCGGCCAGGACGTTTGTTACTGCGATCCGCCGTACGTAAATCTCTCCCCAACCGCGAACTTTACTAGTTATAGCACGGGCGGGTTTGGCCTTGAGGAGCAACTGCGCCTTGCTAAACTGGCAAAGGGTTTAGCTGAAAAAGGGATCCCTGTTTTACTGTCAAACCACGATACAGAGTTTGTTAGGCGGGCTTATGCTTCCGCCCAAATTATTGCGTTCGACGTACAAAGATTTATTAGCTGTGACAGCACAAACCGCGGCAGGGTCGGAGAGGTTTTAGCCTTATTCCCTGGCTGCAGTTAA
- a CDS encoding TIGR04283 family arsenosugar biosynthesis glycosyltransferase: MNKNKHPLISIIIPTYNESKTINETIEHLRHWDNILEIIAVDGGSSDGTARLVSPEVKLINAPMGRASQMNAGARLASGEVLLFLHSDTRLPRDFPQQLDQALSDSGVVGGAFKMKIDHPGLFFYLTSLGSNLRAAVTGIYFGDQTIFVRQDVFHKIGGFPSIELMEDWEFSKSMRRVGKTLLLPGPVITSARRWLIHGKWRTAWLMHKIKTLYLLGTSPDDLKRMYSDRR, encoded by the coding sequence ATGAACAAGAACAAGCACCCTTTGATCAGCATAATAATTCCGACCTATAATGAGTCTAAAACTATAAACGAAACTATTGAGCACCTGCGCCACTGGGACAACATCCTTGAAATTATCGCGGTGGACGGTGGAAGCAGCGACGGCACCGCCCGGCTGGTCAGTCCTGAAGTCAAGCTGATCAACGCTCCCATGGGCAGGGCAAGTCAAATGAACGCGGGCGCCCGGCTGGCATCCGGTGAAGTACTGCTGTTTTTACACAGTGATACCCGCCTGCCACGTGATTTTCCGCAACAGCTTGATCAAGCTCTGTCCGACAGCGGCGTGGTTGGGGGCGCGTTCAAAATGAAAATCGACCACCCCGGTTTGTTTTTTTACCTGACCTCCCTTGGTTCAAACCTCAGGGCTGCCGTTACAGGCATTTATTTCGGCGATCAGACTATATTCGTGCGGCAAGATGTCTTTCACAAAATAGGAGGCTTCCCATCTATTGAATTAATGGAGGACTGGGAGTTTTCCAAAAGCATGCGCCGGGTTGGGAAAACCCTGCTTCTACCCGGCCCCGTCATTACTTCAGCCAGGCGCTGGCTTATTCACGGCAAATGGCGTACCGCCTGGCTGATGCACAAGATAAAGACGCTTTACCTTTTAGGAACCAGCCCGGATGATTTAAAAAGGATGTACTCCGACAGGCGCTGA
- a CDS encoding FeoA family protein has protein sequence MTLDRVKRGQSFKITSIPNEVVRVQAIRFGIAEGETVSCEEVVPAGPIVIRKNKQQIALGRGLARQIGVVMSCTEKE, from the coding sequence ATGACCCTGGACCGGGTAAAAAGGGGGCAATCTTTTAAAATTACTTCCATACCTAACGAGGTGGTGCGCGTCCAAGCCATCCGTTTCGGTATCGCCGAAGGAGAGACGGTTAGTTGTGAGGAAGTGGTGCCTGCCGGACCCATTGTAATCCGTAAGAATAAACAGCAGATAGCTCTGGGACGAGGGCTGGCCAGGCAGATCGGTGTGGTAATGTCATGTACTGAAAAGGAGTGA
- a CDS encoding TVP38/TMEM64 family protein, whose translation MMKLEVPAWIKVGILLLLAGLYVFVEPLQFSIRRVVLILSMVDITAMKYYILSFGIWAPVVSFFLMVFQSVAAPLPAFVITFANAALFGWVKGALLSWSSAMCGAALCYGIARFYGRSVVERFTSKFALEEADRFFERYGKYAILIARLLPFVSFDVVSYAAGLTSIGFWEFFWATGLGQLPATLVYSYVGDILVGSVKTFVFGILSLISVSVLVVVIKKIISERNKQSAKV comes from the coding sequence ATGATGAAACTAGAAGTACCGGCATGGATAAAAGTCGGTATTTTATTGCTCCTGGCAGGCCTCTACGTTTTTGTTGAACCCTTGCAGTTCAGTATCAGGCGGGTTGTTCTGATCCTTTCCATGGTCGATATCACCGCTATGAAGTATTATATTTTATCCTTTGGCATTTGGGCTCCCGTTGTGTCCTTTTTTCTGATGGTATTCCAGTCAGTAGCCGCGCCGCTGCCGGCTTTTGTCATTACCTTTGCCAACGCGGCCTTGTTTGGCTGGGTTAAGGGCGCTCTCCTTTCCTGGTCTAGCGCCATGTGCGGGGCGGCATTGTGTTACGGGATTGCCAGGTTTTACGGCAGGTCGGTGGTTGAGCGGTTTACCAGCAAATTTGCCCTGGAAGAGGCTGACCGGTTTTTTGAACGCTACGGTAAATATGCGATCCTGATTGCCCGCTTGCTTCCCTTTGTATCCTTTGATGTGGTAAGTTACGCGGCGGGCCTCACCTCCATCGGCTTTTGGGAGTTTTTCTGGGCAACCGGCTTGGGCCAACTGCCGGCCACCCTTGTGTACTCCTATGTGGGTGATATTCTGGTAGGCAGTGTAAAGACGTTTGTTTTTGGTATTTTAAGCTTAATATCTGTTAGTGTTTTGGTTGTGGTGATTAAGAAAATTATAAGTGAACGAAATAAGCAATCAGCCAAAGTATAA
- a CDS encoding sulfurtransferase yields MKKVVVLDARAGKDYSEGHVPGAINVTWQSLSNMQPKQGETGWGVVLPPDQLAEKIGSLGIDGSKSIIVYNDPKGLGEEGRVLWMLRIAGLKDSKMLNGGFPAWKAFGGEITQDVPPVNPVAFKITTPDNSLLATTDYVKNNMAGIKLLDARSPEEYSGKTNHGEKALGHIPGAISIPYNNAYNDDGTIKGIPELKEMFNKAGLKPEDDIVTYCTVGIRSGFLAEILRMCGYEKAKNYNASFSEWAGAGLSVEK; encoded by the coding sequence TTGAAGAAAGTAGTAGTCTTGGATGCCAGGGCAGGAAAAGATTACAGTGAAGGTCATGTGCCGGGCGCCATCAATGTAACTTGGCAGTCTTTGTCCAATATGCAGCCGAAACAAGGGGAGACTGGTTGGGGGGTGGTCCTGCCTCCGGATCAATTAGCGGAGAAAATTGGCAGTCTGGGCATAGACGGCAGTAAATCAATTATTGTTTATAATGATCCGAAGGGTTTAGGTGAAGAAGGAAGAGTCCTCTGGATGTTGAGGATAGCCGGATTAAAAGATTCCAAAATGTTGAATGGCGGTTTCCCGGCATGGAAGGCATTCGGCGGGGAAATAACTCAAGACGTTCCCCCTGTTAATCCAGTTGCCTTTAAAATTACCACACCGGATAATTCATTACTGGCAACTACCGATTATGTTAAAAATAATATGGCCGGTATTAAGCTTTTAGATGCCCGTTCGCCTGAGGAGTACAGCGGTAAGACAAATCATGGTGAAAAGGCGTTAGGGCATATTCCGGGGGCGATTAGTATTCCCTACAACAATGCCTATAATGACGACGGCACTATCAAGGGTATTCCTGAACTTAAAGAAATGTTCAATAAAGCGGGGTTGAAGCCGGAGGATGATATTGTGACTTATTGCACAGTAGGAATCAGGTCCGGCTTTTTGGCGGAAATACTACGCATGTGCGGCTATGAGAAAGCCAAAAACTATAACGCGTCGTTTAGTGAATGGGCCGGGGCGGGACTTTCAGTAGAAAAATAA
- a CDS encoding lysylphosphatidylglycerol synthase transmembrane domain-containing protein, which yields MEDACRLAGNAKQLNSSLKMFIKIVISAGLLAWILNRIQLGPLKVLIINSHWPSLFASFLMVNICMLVSVLKWQPLLTVQKVQIPFIRLLSFYYVGPFANNFLPSSIGGDAMRIYDAARSSGKTKEAAASVIVERLLASLALALTAAIALALVSGTGGNGIVSWLVGGILAFCLAVTAILLCSTSKEDSKIGQWLCRLGNYKEHPGVLVKVLMLSFLFQFVLVLSNVFIFRAIGADIPLLKHFLFIPVIMAVSMLPLSINGLGIREGMYVLLYGFAGINPATALAGSLLFFTLVTVTSLAGGVIFALRK from the coding sequence ATGGAAGATGCCTGCCGGCTAGCCGGGAATGCCAAACAGCTTAATTCGTCGTTGAAAATGTTTATAAAAATTGTTATCAGCGCCGGGCTGTTAGCTTGGATCCTTAACAGGATTCAGTTGGGCCCGTTAAAGGTGCTTATTATCAACAGTCATTGGCCTTCATTGTTTGCATCTTTTTTAATGGTAAACATATGTATGCTGGTTAGCGTATTAAAATGGCAGCCGCTATTAACAGTTCAAAAGGTTCAAATTCCTTTTATCAGGCTGTTATCGTTTTATTACGTGGGCCCGTTTGCCAATAATTTCCTCCCTTCCAGCATAGGTGGAGATGCCATGCGAATATACGATGCAGCCAGGTCATCCGGTAAAACCAAAGAAGCTGCCGCTTCGGTCATAGTAGAGCGCCTGCTGGCCTCGTTAGCGCTTGCTCTTACTGCGGCGATTGCCCTGGCGCTTGTTTCAGGAACAGGGGGGAACGGTATCGTCAGCTGGCTGGTTGGTGGGATATTGGCGTTCTGCCTGGCCGTAACGGCAATTTTGTTATGCTCTACTTCCAAGGAAGACAGCAAAATAGGACAGTGGCTGTGCCGTTTGGGTAATTATAAAGAGCATCCGGGTGTATTGGTGAAGGTTCTGATGTTGTCCTTTTTGTTTCAGTTTGTACTGGTACTTTCCAATGTTTTTATTTTCCGGGCTATAGGGGCGGATATACCTTTACTTAAACACTTTTTATTCATACCTGTAATCATGGCCGTGTCAATGCTGCCGCTGTCAATTAACGGCCTTGGCATAAGAGAAGGAATGTACGTCTTGCTTTACGGTTTTGCGGGGATAAATCCGGCAACCGCGCTTGCCGGTTCACTGTTGTTTTTTACCCTGGTTACTGTGACCAGCCTTGCCGGTGGCGTTATATTTGCCTTAAGGAAGTAG